TCCGTTAAATCTGTGTTAATCCGCGAGCAATAAGCGATTACTTCGCAGGCTCAATATAGCAGAGAATATCACCTTTAGCAACAGATTCTCCGGCTTTATAATCAATATCCATAATTTCACCGGAACAGGGAGCAGCCAGGTTATTGAACATCTTCATGGCTTCCAGAACAACAACTGTTTCTCCTTCTTCCACTTTATCACCGACTTTTTTCTTATACTCGATGATCATACCCGGGATCGGAGCAGTCAGATTTCCTTTTTTACCCGAAGTATCTTCTTTTTTCTCAACCTTTTTCACTCCCGCAACTCCATAAACTTTCGCATTCGGATCAGCAACTTCCACATTGAAATATTCACCGTTCACATAAACATCGAACGCTCGTAATTTTCCTGCTTTTTCTTTCTTTGCTTTGGCTGTCAATTCACCGGAAAGAGCTTTGCTGACAAGTTCCTTTTCTGCTTCCACCTGCTCTATAGTTTTTGGTTTAACATCATCCGGAACTTCTTCCAGACCGTATTTCCATTTCAGGAATCTTTTACCTGTTGTTGGATAAAGAGCATAAATGATCTCATCATCAATGTCTTTTGCCAAACCTTTGACATCTTCTTTAACTTTTGGCATTTCCGGTTCGAGAACATCTCCCGGTCTGCTTGTGATCGGAGTTTCTCCTCGCGGATAACCTTTCAAAGCTTTTTTCTGCACTTTCGGATCCATCGGTCTGGTCGTCTTTCCATACAAACCGAAGCAGAGATCTTTAACCTGTTCTGTGATTTGGGAATATTCTCCGACTTCTTTATCAAAAAGAACATTATTCACGGTTTGAATGCCAACTATCTGACTGGTTGGAGTAACCAGCGGAACCTGTCCGAGTTCTTTCCTGACGCGAGGTAGTGCTTTAAAAACATCATCCAGTCTATCAAGAGCATCCATCTGACGCAACTGGTTAACAAGGTTGGAGAGCATTCCGCCTGGAGTTTGATGCAGGATAACATTTATATCGATAATGGCATTTTTCGTATCATCAAGCAGGTGTTTATATTTTGGAATGATCTTTTCCATTTCTTTATCGATCTCAGCTAATTTTTTAATATCAAATCCCGTATCTCGATTAGTTCCGAGTAGCGATACAACAAGCGGTTCAACTGCAGGATGAGAAGTTCGATAAGCATAAGGAGCCATACAAGTATCCACAATATCGACTCCTGCTTCGATGGCTTTAAAGATCGCCAGATCACCCATTCCGGAAGTGAAATGAGTGTGCAGATGTAATGGAATTTTCGTTTGCTGTTTCAATGCTCTGATCAAATTATAAACATCATAAGGTGAGATCAATCCTGCCATATCTTTGATGCAGATCGTGTCAGCTCCAATCTCTTCTAACTGTTTTGCTTTTTTGAGGTAATAATCGATGTTGTAAGTATCTCCGCCCATTCTCGGTTCAGTTAGAGAGTAACAGATCGTTCCCTGAAAATGCTTCTTATTCTTTTTAATGATCCTGACGGCAGTTTCAAAATTTCGGAA
This window of the Candidatus Cloacimonadota bacterium genome carries:
- a CDS encoding pyruvate carboxylase subunit B; amino-acid sequence: MRFDKHGVLEMTKMNYDIDRPKAENPIKIQDLSFRDGHQSLFATRGRTEDMIPVAEQMDEIGFYSLETWGGATFDTMHRFLNEDPWERIRTLKKYIKKTPFSMLLRGQNVVGYRNYADDVVEAFIQRACDNGMDIFRVFDALNDFRNFETAVRIIKKNKKHFQGTICYSLTEPRMGGDTYNIDYYLKKAKQLEEIGADTICIKDMAGLISPYDVYNLIRALKQQTKIPLHLHTHFTSGMGDLAIFKAIEAGVDIVDTCMAPYAYRTSHPAVEPLVVSLLGTNRDTGFDIKKLAEIDKEMEKIIPKYKHLLDDTKNAIIDINVILHQTPGGMLSNLVNQLRQMDALDRLDDVFKALPRVRKELGQVPLVTPTSQIVGIQTVNNVLFDKEVGEYSQITEQVKDLCFGLYGKTTRPMDPKVQKKALKGYPRGETPITSRPGDVLEPEMPKVKEDVKGLAKDIDDEIIYALYPTTGKRFLKWKYGLEEVPDDVKPKTIEQVEAEKELVSKALSGELTAKAKKEKAGKLRAFDVYVNGEYFNVEVADPNAKVYGVAGVKKVEKKEDTSGKKGNLTAPIPGMIIEYKKKVGDKVEEGETVVVLEAMKMFNNLAAPCSGEIMDIDYKAGESVAKGDILCYIEPAK